From Malaciobacter mytili LMG 24559:
TTTTCATTTGAATAATAGATCATCTTTTGTGCTCCAGCTTTCTTTTTAATACTATGTATATCAGCAATAAGATATGGATCATTTGGAATAACTATCATCTTATCTTCAAACATCTTTTTTAAGTTTAAAGCCATAAATTCTTTAGAACTTGCAGTAAATGATATACCTTCTACTCTACTTGGATATTTTCTTTCCATACCCTCTGCTAAATCCATACCAATACCAGTTTTATCTATTCTCATATTAGCTTTAAGATATAAGTTTAAATGTTCTCTTAATACAGTCTTTTGAGCTTCAAAAGAAGCATTTTTAAACATATCTTGAATAGCAAGAACATATTTCCCTTCTAGTTTATCAAGAGCTGATAAGACAGATAAGTGTTTTACTCTACCTACATCATAACCAGACCATAATACGTTTTGGTAAGGTGGTGTGTAATACATATAATCTTTAACACAAGACTTAATAAGTTTGATTGGGAATAAACTACTATCATCATCTGCAAATACACACTCATACATCATAGCCCAAGAATCTGCATCAAATAAATCTTTTAATACAGCTACATCAACATCAAGACCATCTTTTACAGCATCGTAGATTGTTGTATGATGTCTTGAGAACATATAATATTTTTCTGTGTCAACACAAAGCTTATGGAATAAACTATCTTGCTCAAACGGAGTTGATAAAATAGTAATTCTTGCTTTTGTTTCTCCAGCTTTAACTGATGTAATAGATGGAATAAATGCTTCCCATATTCTTTTAGGATTTAAATACCATGCGAACTCATCCATCCAAACAGAACCAGAGAACCCTTGAATAGTTCTAAAGTTATTAGCAAAGATATAAATAGTAGCTCCACTTGGAACTTTTATTTCACTTTTAGAACCATCAAGTAATATACCGAGCTTCTCTGCATGTTTGTGTATTTCTTCATACCATTTTAAAGCTTGAGTTTCTGAAGCTGAAAGGATAAGCTGATCCATACCAGACATCGCATCTACTAAACACTCTCCAGAACATCCATAAGTTGCACCAATTTGTCTTGACTTTAGCCATACTCTAAATCTACTGTTATCCTCAATGAACTTTCTTTGATACTCATATAGTCCATAATCTGGATGTAGCATTTTGTCTCTAAATACTTTTACATCTTCAGAATAGATAATCTCCTGATTAGCTTTTTTCTTTCTATCAATCTTCTTAGATTGCTTTTCTAATCTCTCAAGAGATTTTGTAAGCATTGCAAGTTTTCTTGAGTTAGCTTCTGTTGGTGCTCTTTTTGAGATAGTCTCAATTTGCTTTTTAATATTCTCAATAGAGCTATCATTTGTCTGTTTATCTTTAGACTTTTTAATCCAGTTGTTAAGTGTTCCTCTGTTGATATTTAAATCTCGTGATACTTCTATGATAGGAACACCAGCTTTGATAAGATTTAATGCTTTTTCTTTATCTTCTTTAGAATACGCCATATTTTGATTTTATTCCTTTTTCGAGTATTTATATGAATAAATCGTTTCTTTGATTTTTAAACGGGTTTTAAACGCTTTTAAACACACATTTACTTATTTGTTAAAACCTAAAATCTCTTTAGCTTCAAGAGTTGTCAAAATTTGTCTATCAACTAAGTTTGAAACCAAGTCACTATCATCTTTAAAATTTGTTACATCTATAAGCTCTGGCTCATGTGTAATTCCAATGTGAGCAAATGAATCTTTAATAACTTTTGTTTTAGGTTTGATAGTTACTTCATTAAATGCATGAAGTTGATCTATTAACTCTCTTCCTCCACCTAATCCACCAGCACTCATAACACCTACTAATCTTGGAGGTACTCCATGAGCTGCAATAATCTCATCTCTTGTTACATTTTTAAGCTTCTCAAAACTCATATCTTCTACACCACTTAATTTCTCAAGTCTTACTTTTGCTGGGTTTGCTCCATCTGATGTTTTACCAGTATGTAGAACTAAACTCTTATGAGCATTACTGTAGCCTTTGAAGTTAGAGCCAAAGAACTGTTTAAAAGAGTTTACTTGCTCTTGATTTGGTGAGCTGTTCTCAAATACAATACCGAAGCCCGGTCTAGCTCCATTTTTAAAAAATGAGCTGTTATATTGGTCTGCTTGTTTTGTGGTGTTGATTTGTTCTAGTGTTGTAAGATAATCTGGCTCTCCATAATATTTAGATGATGGGGAGTGATATTTAAAATGAAAACCATCTAATTTAACTGGCTCTTCATTATTCTCTGGAATTTGATATATCTCTTTGTTCTTATTAACTCTACCTTGAAAGCCTAAGACATGATATAAGTAAAAATCACTTTTAGTTCCAGCTTGTTCTAAAAAAGCATTTCCATATATTTCCATATCCATAGTAAGAGCATATAAGAAATAGTTTGCAATCTCATTATCTGGAATAAACTTCTCTAAGTCACTATTAGTATATTGAGATAGTAGTGCTGCTTTTAATCTAATACTTCTTTGATGATATACATTGAAGTAATAAAACTTTAATAATAAATCAAAGTTTATATGTGGATCAATAGTTCCATTTGAATTTTGACTATCTTTCCCAACTGTTTGCCTAGATTCTTTTGCACCTTTTAAAATTAAATCACTCATTAAAACCCTTTTTTCTTACAACTATTACAACATAAACAAAATAGCCTATCTATAGGCTTTCTATGTTGTCGTATCAATAACCAGCCATATTAATATAAAAAAAAATATAAATCATTCCAGATGTATGTATATGGAGTGTTTTTCATTTTGAAAGCTATTAAAATTGCTGCATCGAAACTTTAATCAGTTACCAAATCCAAAAAAGGAGATAGAGTGCCAAAGTTATCAAATATTGCTATTACTCATATTTCACTTGTAAAAGCTGGAGCAAACAAGAAGTCGATTATTTATAAATCTTCTGATGGTGAGCCACCTTATGCAAGAAATATTGAGATTAAGAAAAGTGATGATGAGCAAGGGATTATTTATGGGATTGTATATGCACCAAATGAAGTTGATACAGACGGTGATTATACAGATGTAGATGAAATTTTAAAAGCTTCATATGCATTTATGAAATCAAGGTTTACAAATAATGTTGATAAAGACCATTCATTTGAAGTTGAGAAAGCTTTTGTAGCAGAGAGTTGGATTGTAAAAGAGAATGACTCTATTTTCCCAGATGAGCCAGTAGGTTCTTGGGCTGTTGGAATCAAGCTTGAAGATGAAGAGTTAAAAAAAGGTGTAAAAGATGGAGATATTGCTGGTATCTCTATGGCTGGAACTGCAACTAAAACAGAGGAAGAAAATCCAACTGTAAAAAAAGCAGATGAGAAAAGCTTTTCTTTAAATGATGTTTTAACAATGTTTAAAAAAATGTTCTCTTCTACATCTTTTGAAGTTAGAGGCCATCATTACAACGATAATGTTGATAAATCTCAAAAACAACAAGGAGAAAATAACGAAATGCAAAAAGAAGATTTTGAAGATGCTTTAAATAAAGCAATGGAACCAATGACTAAGACTATCAAAGATTTAAAGTCTAAGGTTGAATCTTTAGAAAAGAGTGACAAAGAGACAAAAGAAGCTCTTAAAAAGAGTAGACAAAATGGTGATGTAGAAATCAAAAAAGAAGAAAAAGAAGATCCATCGAAAGGAATTTTATAATGGAAGAAAATGCATTAAGTGAAATTTTAAAGACAGGTGGATTAACACCTCAAGAAGCCACTTTAAATGGAGAACTAACTCCAAAGCAGGGTAGAGTTTTTGTAAGCACTATTGTTGCATCTGATGCTTTACTTGGAAAAGTTACTACTGATATTACAGGAAAACTTACTAAAGAGAGAAGTGGTTTAGATGTTGCAAAAGGAATGCTAACAAGACACGTGTCTGGTGAAACTCCTCCAGATGAGAATATGAAAAAGCTTGGAAAGATTGGTTGTACTCTTGATATGACTAAAGGTGTTGAGTTAAATGCAAAAATTAACGATGATACTTTAGAAGATGCAAAAGATAATCCAAACTTTGACAAAGAGCAATTTAATGCATTTGGTCAAATTTTCTCAAATGACTTACTATATTTAGGAGTTGTTGGAAAAGCTGATAATCCAGCAGTAGATGCTCCTTTTGATGAACTTGCAAAAGGTTGGATTACTGTAGCAAAAGAGAGTGATACAACTAATAAACCAACATCTTCAAATGAATCTATTCTTTATAGATTAAAGCATTTAGTTAAAAATGCTCATGATGATGTTAAAGGTTCTGCTGCAATTTTAATGAGTGCAAGTGACTATATGGATTATCAGTTTGAAATTGCTGAGAAGTTTAAAAGTCTTGCAACGCTATTAAAAGCAAAAGAAAAAGAGTTTATGGGGTTTGAAATTGAGACTAGACCAGATGTTCCAAATGGTACTTATCTTTTAACACCTCTTAAAAACATGGTCTTTGGTATATCATCAAAAGTTAAGAGAAAAAGATGGTACGACAATGAAAAAGATTGTCTTAGATATAAGTTTGTAGTTTATCCAGACTATGAGTTTGATATTCATAAGTATGTAACTTACATGACAATTGTTTCTTTAACTGTTACTTCTTATGAAGTATCTGTTGCAGTTGGTGCATCGAGTCAAAGAACTGTATCAAGTGCAGCTGGAAATGGACTTGCTGGTGTTACTGCAATCTCTAGAGATGAAACAGTTGCAACTGCTACTTATGATAGCTCAAATGGAAAAATTACTGTAACTGGTGTAGCTGAAGGGTCAACAACTGTTGTAGTTGATGATGGTACTTCGTACAAAGAAATTAAAGTAACAGTAACAGCAGCTTAAGAAGTAGAAAATGGAAGCAGTTAATATTGAAGATTTAAAGGGATTATTCCCTTTAAGTTTAGAAGCTAAAGCAATTACTCCTCACTTAAATAGAGCAATTTGGGATTATAACCATGTTGAGTTCGAAGATGAGATTCAACAGGTAGAAGTTATTGGATCAAAAGCTTTTTATTATCTTGCTCCATTACTTTGGGTTGATATGCAAGATAGAGTTAATGAGTATGAGGAGTCACTAGAGACATTCAAGGATGTTAAGACTTTTCAATCTTATTGGTTAGATCGTTCAAACTCTGCTTTGAATAAAACTAATAATGATGAAACGGACGAGGTATCGTATTTATGCATTTAAATGAAACTGAAGCAAAAACAGCAATTGAAACTCTAATAAAAGAACATGCTGGAACTGACTTTGAAGTAGTAATTTTAAGAAGAAAGCCTAAAGACCTAATTTCTAAATACGTGTTTTTTGGTTTAAAAGTTGCTTCTAAAAATAGTGAAGTTTTTTTTAATGATTTAATGATAGCTACTGCTAGTACCGATTCATTGGAAGTTATTGAAAGTGAAATTGTAGAAGAGAACAAAAAGATAAAAGACATCTTTTTGATTAGAGCTGAAGTAGAAGTTGTAAAAATTGAAGAACAAGACAAAAAGGTATTGTAATGGAAAAGTTACCTTTTTATGCCCCAAAACAATGGTGGGAAAATAGAGACAAAGCAATTAAAGAAGATTGTAATGGCTGTGGAAGTGAACTTGATCTAAGTGGAAAGCTAGTGCCTAATACTCTATATGGTTTAGATATTAGCAAAGAGTGTTGTTGCCCGCATGATTGGGGTTATAAGTATGGAAAAACATGGTTGGACAAAATGTTTACTGATGTGATGTTTTTATACAACATGACAGCAAAGATTATTAATACTGGTGGATGGCTAGTTATTCCAAGGCTTTTAAGAGCTACGAAGTATTTTATTGCTGTTGTAAAGTATGGTGATAAATCTTTTGCTGATGGTAAAGAGTTTATTTCAAGGGAAAAAGAAATTACTTTTAAAGGAGAATTTCGATGAAAAGATTATTAATCTTATTTGCTGGTTTATTGGCTATTGGTTTGTTTGCTGGATGTGAGAGTATTAAAAACCTTACTCCTGAACAAAAACAAAAGATTGTTGAAACTGGATACAAAGTGGGTAAAAAAGGTGTGCAAACTTTTGTCTCTGAAGAAAAAAGAGAGAAGTATCATACTAAAGAATTTGATAATGCAGTGACAACTGGCTATGACATCTATAAAGATGTAAAGAATAAAGAAAAAAAGTAAATTGTTCTATAAGTGTACGAAACAAGATGTTTTCATGCACTTATAGGTTTTAGGAGTTTTTATGGGTGAAATAAGTAGTTTATGGGGTATTGCTTGGGGTGTTGGAACTATCATCGCAATAATTGCAATTACAGTTTATATGACTCGAAGAAACACCTCTGTTATTGACTCTTTAAAACAGAATGAAATTGCAGAATTGTATAACATAGTTAATAGAAAAATGGATGAAGATAAAGCTCGTAATACTTTTGTAACTAAAGAAGTAAATACAGAGCAAATGAAACATATTGATACTTCTATTAGTGAGATAAAAGAGTATCAAAAAGAGATATTAGGATATTTAAGAAAATGATTTCCTTGTCAGAACTAAAAAGGCGATTAGAAAATATTGTTCAAATTGGTAGTGTACATGAAGCTAAGATTATAGAGGGACATCATTTAGCCAGAGTTGTTTTAGATGACGATGGAATTAATAAAAGAGTAAGTCCATTCTTACCTATTAAGAGTTTAGCTAATTCTTTTGGAAAAGCTTTCTTTCCAGTTCGTTCAGGAGAACAGGTCATAGTAATAAGTCCATTTGGCAATATTAATGGTGGATTTATTATTAGATCTATTTTTCATAATAAGTGTAAGGTTCCAACTGGAGCTAATGAGCACACAACAGTGATTGAGTTTGAAGATGGAACTAAAATGTTTTATGATTCAAAGGCTTCAAAATTAGAAGTAGATGCAGTAAAAACTATTAATATTTATTGTGTTGATGTAAATGTAGAAGCTTCAAAACAAGCTTATGTAAAAGCACCTAATACGATTATTGAAAGTAAAACTTTAGTTAAAGGTACTTTAACTGTTGAGGGATTAACTTCTTTGCTTGGAGGAATGAAAGTAATTCCATCTGAAGGAGTAACAATTGGTGCAGAGTTTGATTGTGATATTAAAACTACAAAAAATATTAGTGCAGATGGAGAGATAAGTGATAAAAAGGGTTCACTTACAAACCATACAAATAATGGATACTTAAGGGATTAAATGAAAACAGTAAAAGTTATTTCAAGTATTACAACATCTGTTTTTTGTGTATCTATGCAAAAGAGTTTTACTCGAATGACTACAACTCCATTAAAGAGTAGAACTTTAAGGCCTAATTTTGGAAGTAGAATGCATGAACTTATTGATAAGGTTATGGATGAGAGGTGGAAATTGTTATTTAAAAAATACTTATTTGAGTGTTTTTTTGATGAAAATAATGAGCCATGGGATAAAAGGTTTAAAGTAAGAAGTGTTGATATAGTGAGTATTGACATATTAACTGGAAGTGTTAGAGCACGTATTAATTTTGAAGGTTTTGAAATTGAAACTCAAATGGGAGGATTTTGATGAGCAGTTTAAAAGAGAAGATTAATAAATTACCTAATCTTAAAATTTTTGTGGAACAAAGTGCAGAATTAATCTTAAGTGAACTTAAAGAGGAGTTCTCAATCAGACATCCTGAAGTGAACTTGATTGAATCTGATTCTATTTTAATGCAGCTTGAAAATATTGCATATAGAAAGGCTTTTCATAATGTGGCTTTAAATAATAAGATTAAGCTTATGCTCCCTCACTATTGTCAAGATGAGGATTTAGACAATTTTATTTTTGGTTTTTATGGAGGTGAGCTAAGACACCTTGGTGAAGAACCAATATGTAATTACGAGTTTAAATTAGATGAAGCATTGAGCAATAATATAACAGTTCCTAAAGGATTTATTCTAGGAGACAAAGGAACCGTACAATCATATTTAATGGAAAATGTTGTAATTGTAGCTGGTGAGATAAGTGCTCAAGGAAAAGTAAAACTTGATATGAAAACTAAGGATAGTGATATTAAAACAGAAACACCTATTTCTACTTTCCCTCATGTGATTACTGTTAAGGCTCTTGGTAAGTTTACAGGTGGAAGTAATCCTGAAACTGATGAAGAGTTTTTTGAAAGGGCTATTTTAAGTTTAAATAAATACTCAACTGCTGGAGGGAAAAAAGCGTATGAGTATTTTTGTAAGTTAGCTGATGAGAGAGTATTTGATGTGAAAGTTATTTCTCCTTCTCCATTACTTATAGATTTATATATTTTAAGCTCTGATGAGAATGTAATTGATGATGTAATTACAAATGTTGAAGCTGTACAAGGTAATGATAGAGTGCAAGCTTTTTGTGATGTAGTAACAGTAAAAAAAGCTATTAAAAAAGAGGTAATATTAACTCCCACAGTACACTTACTTGATCTATTACAAACTAATCAAGTAAATGAAGATATTCAAGAGAATTTTAATAGCAAATTTAAAATAGGTCAAACATTACCTTACTCAAAAGCTATTAAAGCTTTAGAAGTAGCAAATGTATATGAAGTAGAGCTTGAGAATATTGACTTAAGTGTACACTCAAATGAATACCTGAGCATTACAGTTAATCCAACTTTTGTGGAGGCATCTTATGAATGATTTTAAATCAATCTTACCTTCGAATGAAAATTTGATTGAAAGAACCATTGAAGAGTTAGGTGCAAGAATATTTAACTTTGAAGAACTTGATTATATTACACTTGATCCAATGAAGTGTGATGCATCACTACTCCCTCATTTAGCTTTTGATTTAGATGTAAGTATTTTAGGACTAGATGAAGATGAGGCTAGGGTATATTTAGTGAATGCTAGAGAAATTAAAAGACTTACGGGGAGTGTATGGGCTGTTAATAAAGCTGCATTTTCTGTTTTTGGAGAAAATATTAAGGTTCAACCATGGAACAAAGTTGGAACAGTTCCTGGTACTTTTAAAATTGAAGTAGATGTTACACCTCAAAAGAGTGTAACAGATGAAAACCTAAATAAAACAATTAGATTAATTGATACAGCTAAACCTGAGAGTAGACACTTATCAGGAATAACTATAAATATGAAAAATAATGGTGCATATAAAACAAATGCAGTTACTACATCAAGTGAGGTTGGTTATGTATTTCCAAAAACAATTGAAGATATAGAAACAAGTATAAATCATAAAAGTGCAATTAGTGTTTATATGATAGAAAAAATAGTAATAAAACCCTAGGAGTTTAGAAATATGGAATATTTTACATTATTAACAAAAAAAGGAAAAGAAAAGATAGCTGCTGCAACTGTAGCAAATTCAACAATAGCATTAACTCATATAGCACTTGGAGATGGGAATGGAACAGTTCCTATGCCAGATGCATCTAAAACAGCTTTAGCAAATGAAAAGTTTAGAGCACCTCTTAATGATTTAAGAGTAGATGAAAAAAATTCAAGTTGGTTTATTGCAGAAGGATATATCCCTTCAAATCAAGGTAATTTTTGGGTTAGAGAAGTTGGAGTATTTGATACGGATGGAGATTTAATAGCTATTGGAAATTACCCAGAAACTTTTAAGCCAATAATAACAGCTGGAGTTGCAAAAGATTTATATATAAAAGTAATCTTTGAAGTCTCTAGCTCTGATACAGTTACTTTACAAGTAGATCCATCTATTGTAATGGCTAGTCAAGAGTATGTAAATTCTAGGCTTATTAAAAAAGCAGATATTAGTTATGTTGATGCAAAACCTACTGGCTTCAAGAATTTTATTATAAATGGAGGGTTTGATATTTGGGATAAAGGTCTTTCTTTTCAAACTTCAAATAAATATACAGCAAATAGAGCACATACTCTTGTAGGTATTGTAGAAGCTGTTCCTTCTGAAATAAATAGAACGTATGATTATCAAGTAACTTTAAATGATGGAGTATCAGGAAATGGAATTTATGCACAAGCAATTTTAAAAGAAGATATACAGCACTTACAGAATAAACAGATTACTTTTTCTATGAAGAGAAAAGGTTTAATAGGTTCTTTTGATGTGTATTTTATTTGGAGAGATAGTTTATTAGCTGAAATAAATCAAGTTGCTAAATCTATTACTTTTATAAAAACAAATACTGATTGGGAAAAATTTGAAGGAACCTTGACATTACCTGAAGCAAATCCAACAAATAAATATTTAGTTGTAATTATAACTGCAGGTGCAGATTTTAATTCGACTTTTAGATTAAATGAACTTCAACTTGAAGAGGGTGAAAAAGCTACTAATTTTGAAAACCGTCCTTTATGGCTAGAAAAAGAGTTGTGTTCATATTTTTATGAGAAAAGAACTCTAAATATAATTGGACAAACAGATAGTGGAACTGGAGTAAGAGGTTTAATTGAATATAAAAATAAAAGAATTGAACCACAAATTTTTGCTTCAAATCTTGGTTCTTTTAATGACAATATTATTTCAGTAGATATTTCAAGTGTTGCTTTTTCAGAGATTAAAAAAAATCAATGTAGATTTGATGCAACAGTTGTTTCTAATTCTTTATTAAATTTTTATCCTTGTTATGGGCAGTTAGATATTTCAATAGATGCAGAGGTATATTAAATGAAAACAATACAAAAAGTTAAATATATAGATGATAAAAATGATGGTGTGATTATAACTTTTGATGATGGTTCTAAAGTACAAATTCCAACGCAAAAGTATAGATATGAATATACGGATTTATTAAAGAATTGGTTAGATGAGAATAGCAATAAAATTGAACCTTGGAAAACTTTAAAAGAATTAGAAGATGAAGCTTATCAAAACGAAAAGCAACAGGCAAAAAGAGACAAAGAAAAAGAGCTCAATTCTCTTGTGATTGACTATAACACGGTTTTATATGATGCAAATGGAGAAGCTTTAGGAAATATGTCAACAGTTATATCAATTGCAAATGCTACTTTCAATAAGGCTATTTCAATAGGTATTGATGGGACTGTTATGAGTTTAGAAAATGCATATAACTATGTGTATAAAGAGCAAACTGTAAATTGGAAAGGTGCTGACAATAAAGCACATACAGTTCAGATTGAAAGTTTAGTTGAAGCTAGTCAAAAAGCAATGATTAAAAAAGCAGAAATTTTATTTAAATATTAAATCTTAAAAAGGAGAAAAGAATGGCAAATAATAGAGGAATCGTAACAGAGCGTTCAAGTGATAGTGCAAGGCCTATAAAAGTTAATTCTACACTTCCAATTGCATTAGTAGTAACATCAAATATTGCAGCTGGTATTTATGGTTTTGATAGTCCCGAAGATGCAATTAATGATGATGTAATCAAAACTCATACTACTGGAAATATGATGAAATATCTACAATTAGGAGTTGATGAATTTCCTGTAATAGTGCCAACTATTATAGTTGTATGTAATGAAGGTGTAGATGATACAGAAACAAAGTCCAATATTATTACTGGAGTTAATTCTATTAAGAAAGCAGCTTCAACAGTAAATCTTGCAAGTTCTAAAGGAAGTATTATTGGATATAACCCTGACATTATAGCTGTTGCAGATTATGCGATTGGTGATATGGATGTTGCTAATGCAATGATTAGTGTATGTACTGCAATTAAAGCTCGTACATTTATTGATTTAGATGCAGATTCGAATGGTGATGCTATTTCACAAAGAGATTTATTTGGAAGCGATAGAGTTACGCTTTCTAAGACTTCACTTGGTAAGTGGAATACTAAAACTAATAGTACAGATTACTATGATAGTGGTATTGTGTTAGCTTGGCTTAGAGCTTATGTAGATGGTATTGATGAAATTGGTTGGTCAAAATCTATTTCTAATCAGGTTTTACCTTTCAGTTCAATCAAAGAACCTTCAGATTTTGTAGCTGGTGTATTAGATGAAACTGATCCATTAACAGAAGCTCAAATTATGAGTTATATTACTTATATGGGTATTAGAACATGGAACTACCAAACAACAGATGCAGACCCAATTTGGCAAGATGCAAGAAGGGTAAGAATAGTTGACTTAGCATCGGCTGCTGTTTTAAAAGGTATTTTCTTTGCAGTTGATGAGCCTATTGTTAAATTAAGAGAAGCAAAAAAATCTCTTAGAGAGTTTATGAATACTCTTGTTGGTAAAAATATAATGTTGGCTCATGAAGTTAAACTTGATATGAAAAGAACTACACCTTCAGAGATTACTGCTGGTAGATTCTATTTTATTATTGATTTCCAAGAGATGCCAGTAGCAGTTAGAATTTGTGTAACGTTTAATCAAACAGATAGATTTGCACCACTTGTATATGAAATGCTAAATGTAGCATAATAAATTATAAAGGATAAAGTGATGAAACATAGAAGTACTAT
This genomic window contains:
- a CDS encoding phage tail sheath protein, with protein sequence MANNRGIVTERSSDSARPIKVNSTLPIALVVTSNIAAGIYGFDSPEDAINDDVIKTHTTGNMMKYLQLGVDEFPVIVPTIIVVCNEGVDDTETKSNIITGVNSIKKAASTVNLASSKGSIIGYNPDIIAVADYAIGDMDVANAMISVCTAIKARTFIDLDADSNGDAISQRDLFGSDRVTLSKTSLGKWNTKTNSTDYYDSGIVLAWLRAYVDGIDEIGWSKSISNQVLPFSSIKEPSDFVAGVLDETDPLTEAQIMSYITYMGIRTWNYQTTDADPIWQDARRVRIVDLASAAVLKGIFFAVDEPIVKLREAKKSLREFMNTLVGKNIMLAHEVKLDMKRTTPSEITAGRFYFIIDFQEMPVAVRICVTFNQTDRFAPLVYEMLNVA